Proteins from one Daphnia pulicaria isolate SC F1-1A chromosome 3, SC_F0-13Bv2, whole genome shotgun sequence genomic window:
- the LOC124328852 gene encoding cyclin-dependent kinase 2-associated protein 1-like, producing the protein MDDDVQACLDTPLSHINGGGISFVVPDPDSNSSSGALQNQQQVPQSKYAQLLAVIEDMGKDIRPTYAGSKSSAERLKRGIVHARILVRECLLETERSARQ; encoded by the exons ATGGATGACGATGTCCAGGCATGTCTAGATACACCATTGTCTCACATCAACGGAGGGGGCATTTCTTTCGTCGTTCCTGATCCTGATTCAAACTCctcaa gtGGTGCTCTGCAGAATCAACAGCAAGTGCCACAATCCAAATATGCACAACTTCTTG CTGTAATTGAGGACATGGGAAAAGATATCCGTCCTACTTATGCTGGAAGCAAGAGCAGTGCAGAACGCTTGAAGAGAGGAATTGTTCATGCTCGCATCCTAGTTAGAGAGTGTTTATTGGAAACCGAGAGGAGTGCTAGACAGTAG
- the LOC124328850 gene encoding diphthine methyltransferase-like, with translation MENIRKLESWDTRLYADCVEFCPFEPYLSIAICGTYQLCESEAARVGRLSLHSVDPENIDLTPIQLVDTPGILDVKWCRKKSHNQISLAVANSIGQIVLYSFDSDISIKQQHVQNIGDGGAGRLALSCDWYEGYKIAVSDSKGEVSCLNVSVEGSEPISNWKAHDYEAWVASFDRHSDQLIYSGGDDSCFRLWDLRDTTSPVLANKKAHQMGVTSIETSPVDSNILATGSYDERLLLWDKRHMKSWMSETNLGGGVWKLKWEPGSARHLLAATMHNGFHLIDCCRPSLEKDANPLSFDPKIVASYREHSSLAYGCDWARLLSPSTGRRTIASCSFYDHSLHVWSWLP, from the exons AtggaaaacataagaaaacttGAGTCCTGGGACACACGGCTCTATGCTGACTGTGTAGAATTCTGTCCTTTTGAACCTTATCTTTCTATAGCCATCTGTGGCACCTATCAATTGtgtgaaagtgaagcggctcGCGTCGGTCGTCTCAGTCTCCATTCCGTCGATCCCGAAAACATTGATTTGACTCCTATTCAACTAGTTGACACTCCCGGCATCCTCGACGTGAAATGGTGCCGTAAAAAATCCCACAATCAAATATCTTTGGCCGTTGCCAATTCGATCGGCCAAATCGTCCTATACAGTTTCGATTCCGACATTTCAATCAAGCAGCAGCACGTGCAAAACATTGGTGATGGTGGTGCAGGCCGTTTAGCTTTGTCGTGCGATTGGTACGAAGGTTACAAGATTGCCGTCAGCGACTCTAAAGGTGAAGTGTCGTGTCTGAATGTCAGCGTTGAAGGATCGGAACCGATCAGTAACTGGAAGGCCCACGATTATGAAGCGTGGGTTGCCTCATTCGATCGCCACTCTGACCAGCTCATCTATTCCGGCGGCGATGATAGTTGCTTCCGTCTATGGGATCTTCGTGACACGACCAGCCCGGTGTTGGCCAACAAGAAAGCTCACCAGATGGGGGTGACGAGTATCGAAACATCACCTGTCGACAGCAACATCTTGGCTACTGGCAG TTATGACGAGAGACTGTTGCTATGGGACAAGCGTCACATGAAAAGCTGGATGAGCGAAACAAACCTTGGAGGGGGTGTATGGAAGCTCAAGTGGGAACCCGGTAGCGCTCGCCACCTTTTAGCGGCTACGATGCACAACGGTTTCCATCTGATTGATTGCTGCCGCCCTTCCTTGGAAAAGGACGCGAATCCGCTGTCGTTCGATCCCAAGATTGTCGCCTCATATCGAGAGCATTCAAGCCTGGCTTACGGTTGTGATTGGGCAAGACTATTGTCACCATCTACTGGACGGCGGACGATTGCTTCGTGCTCCTTTTACGATCACTCTCTTCACGTCTGGTCTTGGCTACCCTAG